In Nitrospirota bacterium, the DNA window AATACCGCCTGTTGCTGTAATGCCAGTGATTGATGTGCTACTGAGAGAGGTTCTGTTACGTGTGTAGTAATACCTGAGATAGCCCGCACTGAGATTTGAGGCATCAACATTTATAGACATACTTGCACGGAATAACGGAATAGGATAATTGTAAGCATTGCCAGAAACAGTAACTATTGGCGTTGCAGGATTACAGTCATCGTCAATGCCGTTGTTGGGGATTTCAGTTGCACCAGGGTTAACTATTGGGTTGCTGTCATCACAGTCTATATCTGATTTAAAACCATCGCCGTCTACATCTATAATTCCGCCACGCACCGGCCATACGTAGTAGCCGTAGGCCTTATCTTCACCCCCCAAGTTGCCACTGAATATATTGACATACCATGCGCCGTTCGGATAATTAATTACGTTCGTAGTTGACGACCAGTATTTGTCCCCCACATTTAAAAAAGGATGCCCGTATGGCAGTGCAACGGACTTTGAGCGGTCAATAAGACTCATAAGCTCTTTCCTGTTTGGAAGACGCCAGTCTGAGTAGCTGCACAGAGTCAAATTATTAGAGTAATCAATCGCTCCTTGCCAGTCTCTTGTTACATTAGGGAGGTTTGCATTTTTTGCCCACATCAAACCTGTGAGATTGTCTGTTACGCAATCACCATTAACACTAAATCTCGGATTAGGCCATGCCACTCCTGATAGAATCTCTCCGTCTTGCCCTGTGCCTGCGCATGAAA includes these proteins:
- a CDS encoding DUF1566 domain-containing protein; this encodes MWAKNANLPNVTRDWQGAIDYSNNLTLCSYSDWRLPNRKELMSLIDRSKSVALPYGHPFLNVGDKYWSSTTNVINYPNGAWYVNIFSGNLGGEDKAYGYYVWPVRGGIIDVDGDGFKSDIDCDDSNPIVNPGATEIPNNGIDDDCNPATPIVTVSGNAYNYPIPLFRASMSINVDASNLSAGYLRYYYTRNRTSLSSTSITGITATGGIATVTGVGTVNGTSGYTFTATITDGSPDTMGLEINKPDGTPYFSSSSQQVSSGIFIVVGQ